The proteins below are encoded in one region of Citrobacter enshiensis:
- the lpxM gene encoding lauroyl-Kdo(2)-lipid IV(A) myristoyltransferase (LpxM is lauroyl-Kdo(2)-lipid IV(A) myristoyltransferase, an enzyme characterized in Escherichia coli and involved in biosynthesis of the form of lipid A found in that species and some closely related species.), translating into METKKNNIEYIPEFEKSFRHPRYWGAWLGVAAMAGIALTPASFRDPILAKLGRIAGRTGKSSRRRALINLSLCFPQRSEAEREAIVDKMFETAPQAMAMMAELAMRGPEKVQKRVDWQGLEIIEELRRNNEKVIFLVPHGWGVDIPGMLIASQGQKMAAMFHNQGNPVFDYVWNTVRRRFGGRLHARNDGIKPFIQSVRQGYWGYYLPDQDHGAEHSEFVDFFATYKATLPAIGRLMKVCRARVVPLFPVYDGKTHRLTILVRPPMDDLLTADDHTIARRMNEEVEIFVGPHPEQYTWILKLLKTRKPGEIQPYKRKDLYPIK; encoded by the coding sequence ATGGAAACGAAAAAAAATAACATTGAATACATCCCTGAGTTTGAAAAATCATTTCGCCACCCTCGCTATTGGGGAGCCTGGCTGGGCGTCGCCGCGATGGCGGGCATTGCGCTAACGCCAGCGTCATTTCGCGATCCCATCCTGGCCAAACTGGGCCGTATTGCCGGACGTACGGGGAAAAGCTCTCGTCGTCGTGCGCTGATCAATTTGTCGCTTTGCTTCCCGCAGCGCAGCGAAGCCGAGCGTGAGGCGATCGTTGATAAAATGTTTGAGACAGCGCCTCAGGCAATGGCAATGATGGCCGAACTGGCGATGCGAGGCCCTGAAAAAGTACAGAAACGTGTCGACTGGCAGGGACTGGAGATTATCGAGGAACTGCGCCGCAACAATGAGAAAGTGATTTTTCTGGTACCGCACGGGTGGGGCGTCGATATCCCGGGGATGCTGATAGCATCACAGGGGCAGAAAATGGCGGCCATGTTCCATAATCAGGGCAACCCGGTATTTGATTACGTGTGGAACACCGTACGTCGTCGCTTCGGCGGGCGTTTGCATGCCCGTAATGACGGCATTAAGCCGTTTATCCAGTCTGTCCGCCAGGGATACTGGGGATACTATCTACCGGATCAGGATCACGGTGCGGAACACAGTGAGTTTGTTGATTTCTTCGCGACATATAAAGCAACCTTGCCTGCGATTGGTCGCTTGATGAAAGTGTGCCGTGCACGCGTGGTTCCGCTTTTTCCTGTCTATGATGGCAAAACACACCGGTTAACGATTCTGGTGCGCCCGCCGATGGACGATCTTCTGACTGCGGATGACCACACTATCGCCAGAAGAATGAACGAAGAGGTGGAAATCTTCGTAGGTCCGCATCCTGAACAATACACCTGGATATTAAAACTGCTGAAGACCCGTAAACCGGGCGAAATTCAGCCGTATAAACGCAAAGATCTTTATCCCATCAAATAA
- the ptsG gene encoding PTS glucose transporter subunit IIBC gives MFKNAFANLQKVGKSLMLPVSVLPIAGILLGVGSANFSWLPAVVSHVMAEAGGSVFANMPLIFAIGVALGFTNNDGVSALASVVAYGIMVKTMAVVAPLVLHLPAEEIAAKHLADTGVLGGIISGAIAAYMFNRFYRIKLPEYLGFFAGKRFVPIISGLAAIFTGVVLSFIWPPIGTAIQTFSQWAAYQNPVVAFGIYGFVERCLVPFGLHHIWNVPFQMQIGEYTNAAGQVFHGDIPRYMAGDPTAGKLSGGFLFKMYGLPAAAIAIWHSAKPENRAKVGGIMISAALTSFLTGITEPIEFSFMFVAPILYVIHAILAGLAFPICILLGMRDGTSFSHGLIDFIVLSGNSSKLWLFPIVGAGYAIIYYTIFRVLIKALDLKTPGREDATEDSKTGATSEMAPALIAAFGGKDNITNLDACITRLRVSVADVTKVDQAGLKKLGAAGVVVAGSGVQAIFGTKSDNLKTEMDEYIRSH, from the coding sequence ATGTTTAAGAATGCATTTGCTAACCTGCAAAAGGTCGGTAAATCGCTGATGCTACCGGTATCCGTACTGCCTATCGCAGGTATCCTGCTAGGCGTCGGTTCCGCAAACTTCAGCTGGCTGCCAGCCGTAGTTTCACACGTAATGGCGGAAGCAGGCGGTTCTGTTTTTGCCAATATGCCATTGATCTTTGCTATCGGTGTTGCACTCGGTTTTACTAACAACGACGGCGTTTCGGCACTGGCCTCGGTGGTTGCATACGGCATCATGGTTAAAACCATGGCTGTGGTAGCGCCGCTGGTTCTGCATTTACCTGCTGAAGAAATCGCAGCAAAACACCTGGCGGATACCGGTGTGCTCGGGGGGATTATCTCCGGTGCGATTGCAGCGTATATGTTCAACCGCTTCTACCGTATCAAACTGCCTGAGTATCTGGGCTTCTTTGCCGGTAAGCGCTTTGTTCCTATTATTTCGGGTCTGGCTGCCATCTTCACTGGTGTCGTCCTGTCCTTCATTTGGCCGCCGATCGGTACTGCTATTCAGACGTTCTCTCAGTGGGCCGCATACCAGAACCCGGTTGTTGCGTTCGGTATCTACGGCTTCGTTGAACGTTGCCTGGTACCATTCGGTCTGCACCACATCTGGAACGTTCCTTTCCAGATGCAAATTGGTGAATACACCAACGCAGCAGGTCAGGTGTTCCACGGCGATATTCCGCGCTATATGGCGGGTGACCCGACTGCAGGTAAACTGTCTGGCGGCTTCCTGTTCAAAATGTACGGTCTGCCGGCGGCTGCGATTGCCATCTGGCACTCTGCTAAACCAGAAAACCGCGCGAAAGTGGGCGGTATCATGATCTCCGCAGCGTTGACCTCGTTCCTGACCGGTATTACCGAGCCGATCGAGTTCTCCTTCATGTTCGTTGCGCCGATCCTGTATGTGATTCATGCGATTCTGGCTGGTCTGGCGTTCCCGATCTGTATCCTGCTGGGTATGCGTGACGGTACTTCCTTCTCTCACGGTCTGATCGACTTCATCGTGCTGAGCGGTAACAGCAGCAAGCTGTGGCTGTTCCCGATTGTGGGTGCAGGTTATGCGATTATTTACTACACCATTTTCCGTGTGCTGATCAAAGCGCTGGATCTGAAAACGCCTGGTCGTGAAGATGCCACCGAAGACAGCAAAACTGGCGCGACCAGTGAAATGGCTCCGGCTCTGATTGCGGCATTTGGCGGTAAAGATAACATCACCAACCTCGACGCCTGTATCACTCGTCTGCGTGTCAGCGTTGCTGATGTGACGAAAGTGGATCAAGCTGGCCTGAAGAAACTGGGTGCAGCGGGCGTTGTTGTGGCGGGCTCTGGTGTTCAGGCTATTTTCGGTACTAAATCCGATAACCTGAAAACTGAAATGGATGAATACATCCGCAGCCACTAA
- a CDS encoding metal-dependent hydrolase, whose protein sequence is MFLVDSHCHLDGLDYQSLHKDVDDVLAKAAARDVKFCLAVATTLPGYRGMRELVGQRENVVFSCGVHPLNQDEPYDVEELRRFAAEEGVVAMGETGLDYFYTPETKVRQQESFIHHIQIGRELNKPVIVHTRDARADTLAILRQENVTDCGGVLHCFTEDRETAGKLLDLGFYISFSGIVTFRNAEQLRDAARYVPLDRLLVETDSPYLAPVPHRGKENQPAMVRDVAEYMAVLKGVAVEELAQVTTDNFSRLFHIDASRLQSIR, encoded by the coding sequence ATGTTTTTAGTCGACTCACACTGCCATTTGGATGGCCTGGATTATCAATCTCTGCATAAGGACGTGGATGACGTGCTGGCGAAAGCTGCCGCACGTGATGTGAAATTTTGCCTGGCGGTGGCGACAACGCTGCCCGGTTATCGCGGAATGCGCGAGTTGGTTGGGCAAAGAGAAAATGTGGTTTTCTCCTGCGGCGTGCATCCGTTAAATCAGGATGAACCGTATGATGTCGAAGAGCTACGTCGCTTCGCCGCTGAAGAGGGCGTTGTCGCGATGGGAGAGACCGGACTGGATTATTTCTACACGCCTGAAACGAAGGTGCGTCAGCAGGAATCTTTCATCCATCATATCCAGATTGGCCGTGAGCTTAATAAGCCGGTCATTGTCCATACCCGCGATGCACGCGCTGACACGCTGGCAATTTTACGCCAGGAAAACGTGACGGATTGCGGTGGCGTACTACACTGTTTTACAGAGGACAGAGAAACGGCGGGTAAGTTACTGGATCTTGGATTTTATATCTCTTTTTCCGGTATCGTGACTTTTCGTAATGCTGAGCAGTTGCGTGACGCTGCCCGCTATGTACCGCTGGATCGTCTGTTAGTGGAAACGGATTCGCCATATCTTGCTCCGGTGCCGCATCGTGGGAAAGAGAACCAGCCCGCTATGGTTCGTGATGTTGCAGAGTATATGGCTGTTTTGAAAGGTGTTGCCGTTGAAGAACTGGCGCAGGTAACCACCGATAACTTCTCCCGCCTGTTCCATATCGACGCTTCTCGCCTGCAATCCATTCGCTAG
- the holB gene encoding DNA polymerase III subunit delta', whose amino-acid sequence MKWYPWLRPDFEKLVANYQSGRGHHALLIQALPGMGDDALIYALSRYLLCQRPEGHKSCGHCRGCQLMQAGTHPDYYSLLPEKGKSTLGVDAVREVSEKLYERSRLGGAKVVWIPDASLLTEAAANALLKTLEEPQSQTWFFLACREPARLLATLRSRCRLHHLAPPAENYAISWLAREVTASQDALLTALRLSAGSPGAALTLLQEESWAHRGALCEALASTLQANDWYILLSALNHEQATTRLHWLATLLMDALKFRHGASYLTNVDVHTLIPLIAQRISAAHIQAILSDVCHCREQLINVVGVNRELVLTDLILRIEHYLQPGTVLPVSHL is encoded by the coding sequence ATGAAATGGTACCCATGGTTACGACCGGACTTTGAAAAACTGGTAGCAAACTATCAGTCGGGTCGTGGTCACCATGCGCTACTGATTCAGGCGTTGCCGGGTATGGGCGACGATGCGCTGATTTATGCCCTTAGCCGCTATCTGTTGTGTCAGCGTCCGGAAGGACATAAAAGCTGTGGACACTGTCGGGGCTGCCAGTTGATGCAGGCTGGGACGCATCCGGATTACTACTCACTGTTGCCCGAAAAAGGGAAAAGTACCCTCGGGGTTGACGCCGTACGCGAAGTCAGCGAGAAACTGTATGAGCGCTCACGTCTTGGCGGCGCGAAGGTGGTGTGGATCCCCGACGCGTCGTTACTGACAGAGGCTGCTGCCAATGCGTTGTTAAAGACACTGGAAGAGCCGCAGTCTCAAACCTGGTTCTTCCTCGCCTGTCGGGAACCCGCGCGACTGCTGGCCACATTACGCAGCCGCTGCCGACTTCACCACCTGGCGCCCCCGGCAGAAAACTATGCAATTTCCTGGCTCGCACGAGAAGTGACAGCGTCACAAGACGCGTTGCTCACGGCGCTGCGTCTGAGTGCAGGGTCTCCTGGCGCCGCACTGACGCTGCTGCAGGAAGAGAGCTGGGCGCATCGCGGTGCACTCTGTGAGGCGCTGGCGAGTACTCTGCAGGCTAATGACTGGTACATATTGCTTTCCGCTCTGAATCATGAGCAGGCGACGACTCGTCTACACTGGCTGGCGACCTTGCTGATGGATGCCCTGAAGTTCCGCCACGGTGCTTCGTACCTTACCAATGTGGATGTACACACGTTGATCCCGCTGATAGCACAACGGATATCTGCGGCACATATTCAGGCAATACTCAGCGATGTTTGTCATTGCCGCGAGCAACTTATCAATGTGGTCGGGGTAAACCGCGAACTGGTGCTCACCGATCTCATCCTCCGTATTGAACATTATCTGCAACCGGGCACCGTGTTGCCCGTTTCCCATCTTTGA
- the tmk gene encoding dTMP kinase, translating to MGSNYIVIEGLEGAGKTTARNVVVETLEQLGIRDMIFTREPGGTQLAEKLRSLVLDIKSVGDEVITDNAEVLMFYAARVQLVETVIKPALAKGTWVIGDRHDLSTQAYQGGGRGIDQRMLATLRDAVLGDFRPNLTLYLDVTPEVGLKRARARGELDRIEQESFDFFNRTRARYLELASQDASIRTIDATQTLEKVMSDIRATVTDWVKEQGA from the coding sequence ATGGGCAGTAATTACATCGTCATCGAAGGCCTGGAAGGCGCGGGCAAAACCACGGCGCGAAATGTCGTGGTGGAGACGCTCGAGCAACTGGGTATCCGCGACATGATTTTTACCCGTGAGCCGGGCGGTACGCAGCTTGCGGAAAAATTAAGAAGCCTGGTGCTGGACATCAAATCTGTCGGCGATGAGGTGATTACAGACAACGCTGAAGTGCTGATGTTTTATGCCGCGCGCGTGCAACTGGTGGAAACGGTGATCAAACCTGCGCTGGCTAAGGGAACCTGGGTGATTGGCGATCGCCACGATCTCTCCACGCAGGCGTACCAGGGCGGCGGTCGTGGTATCGATCAGCGCATGCTGGCGACACTGCGTGACGCTGTGCTGGGGGACTTTCGCCCGAATCTCACGCTCTATCTGGATGTCACCCCAGAAGTCGGATTAAAACGCGCCCGTGCGCGCGGCGAGCTGGATCGCATTGAGCAGGAGTCTTTTGATTTCTTCAATCGAACCCGCGCCCGTTATCTGGAGCTGGCGTCGCAGGATGCCAGCATTCGCACGATTGATGCGACCCAGACGCTGGAAAAGGTCATGAGTGATATTCGCGCCACCGTCACCGATTGGGTGAAGGAGCAGGGCGCATGA
- the yceG gene encoding cell division protein YceG codes for MKKLLYVFLLLLVVLGIAAGVGMWKVRQLADSKLLIKEETVFTLKAGTGRLALGEQLYADNVINRPRVFQWLLRIEPELSHFKAGTYRLTPDMTVREMLILLESGKEAQFPLRLVEGMRLSDYLKQLREAPYIKHTLSDDKYETVAQALKLENPEWVEGWFWPDTWMYTANTTDISLLKRAHQKMVNAVEGVWEGRSEGLPYKDQNQLVTMASIIEKETAVASERDQVASVFINRLRTGMRLQTDPTVIYGMGERYNGKLSRADLETPTAYNTYTIPGLPPGPIAMPGEASLKAAAHPAKTPYLYFVADGKGGHTFNTNLVGHNRSVQDYLKVLKEKNGQ; via the coding sequence ATGAAAAAATTGTTATACGTTTTCCTTCTGTTGCTGGTTGTGCTGGGCATTGCTGCTGGAGTGGGAATGTGGAAAGTTCGCCAGCTGGCGGACAGCAAGCTGTTGATCAAAGAAGAGACGGTCTTTACCCTGAAGGCCGGGACAGGCCGCCTGGCGCTGGGGGAGCAGCTTTATGCTGATAACGTCATCAACCGCCCCCGCGTGTTCCAGTGGTTATTACGCATTGAGCCAGAGCTCTCGCACTTTAAAGCGGGGACGTATCGACTCACGCCTGATATGACCGTAAGGGAGATGCTTATCCTGCTGGAAAGCGGAAAAGAGGCGCAGTTTCCGCTGCGGCTGGTTGAAGGGATGCGGCTGAGTGATTATCTCAAACAGCTGCGGGAGGCCCCTTACATCAAGCACACCCTGAGCGACGACAAATACGAGACGGTAGCGCAGGCGCTGAAGCTGGAGAATCCTGAGTGGGTGGAAGGCTGGTTCTGGCCAGATACCTGGATGTACACCGCCAACACGACCGACATTTCGTTACTGAAGCGTGCCCACCAAAAGATGGTCAACGCCGTTGAGGGCGTCTGGGAAGGTCGGTCGGAAGGGTTACCCTATAAAGATCAGAATCAACTGGTGACCATGGCCTCTATCATCGAAAAAGAGACGGCGGTTGCCAGCGAGCGTGACCAGGTGGCATCGGTGTTTATCAACCGTCTTCGTACGGGCATGCGTCTGCAGACCGATCCGACGGTGATCTATGGGATGGGAGAGCGCTATAATGGCAAACTTTCCCGTGCGGACCTGGAAACCCCGACCGCGTACAACACCTATACTATCCCGGGGTTGCCCCCCGGACCGATTGCCATGCCCGGTGAGGCGTCTTTGAAGGCCGCCGCACACCCGGCCAAAACGCCGTATCTCTATTTTGTGGCTGATGGCAAAGGCGGCCACACGTTTAATACCAATCTTGTCGGCCATAACCGGTCAGTGCAGGACTACCTGAAAGTGCTTAAGGAAAAAAATGGGCAGTAA
- the pabC gene encoding aminodeoxychorismate lyase: MFLINGREQETLAASDRAIQFGDGCFTTARIAGGSVSLLSAHLQRLQNACERLLIPFSEWDQLQREMAQLATGHERGVLKVIISRGSGGRGYSAANCTAATRLVSVSAWPAHYDRWRSEGITLALSPVRLGRNPYLAGLKHLNRLEQVLIRSHLEQTNADEALVLDSEGWVTECCAANLFWRIGTRVYTPRLDQAGVNGIMRQFCIRMLAQSPFEVVEVNAREEELMQAEEMVVCNALMPVVPVRACGDTLLSSRTLFDFLAPLCEHPN; encoded by the coding sequence ATGTTCTTGATTAATGGCCGTGAGCAGGAAACCCTTGCCGCCAGTGACCGGGCGATACAATTCGGTGATGGCTGCTTTACGACGGCGCGAATCGCCGGGGGAAGTGTCTCCCTGTTGAGCGCGCATCTACAGCGTTTACAGAATGCCTGCGAGAGACTCCTGATCCCTTTCAGTGAATGGGATCAGTTGCAGCGAGAAATGGCGCAGCTGGCAACCGGTCATGAACGTGGCGTATTAAAAGTGATCATCAGTCGTGGCAGTGGCGGCAGAGGTTATAGCGCGGCGAACTGCACGGCAGCCACCCGGCTTGTTTCTGTTTCTGCCTGGCCTGCCCATTATGATCGTTGGCGTAGTGAGGGAATCACCCTCGCGCTAAGCCCGGTTCGCCTCGGGCGAAATCCTTATCTTGCTGGCTTAAAACACCTGAACAGGCTGGAGCAGGTGCTGATCCGCTCTCATCTTGAGCAGACGAACGCGGATGAGGCGCTGGTTCTTGACAGTGAGGGATGGGTTACGGAATGCTGTGCCGCGAATCTGTTCTGGCGTATAGGTACCAGGGTGTATACCCCACGTCTGGACCAGGCCGGAGTGAATGGCATTATGCGACAATTCTGTATCCGTATGCTGGCACAATCGCCTTTCGAGGTTGTCGAAGTGAATGCCAGAGAAGAGGAACTGATGCAGGCTGAAGAAATGGTGGTTTGCAACGCCCTGATGCCTGTTGTTCCTGTACGCGCCTGTGGCGACACATTGTTGTCTTCACGCACATTGTTTGATTTTTTAGCCCCACTGTGTGAGCACCCGAATTAG
- the fabF gene encoding beta-ketoacyl-ACP synthase II, which yields MSKRRVVVTGLGMLSPVGNTVESTWKALLAGQSGISLIDHFDTSAYATKFAGLVKDFNCDDIISRKEQRKMDAFIQYGIVAGAQAMQDSGLEVTEENATRIGAAIGSGIGGLGLIEENHTSLVNGGPRKISPFFVPSTIVNMVAGHLTIMYGLRGPSISIATACTSGVHNIGHAARIIAYGDADAMVAGGAEKASTPLGVGGFGAARALSTRNENPQAASRPWDKERDGFVLGDGAGMVVLEEYEHAKARGAKIYAEVVGFGMSSDAYHMTSPPEDGAGAALAMVNALRDAALEPGQIGYVNAHGTSTPAGDKAETQAVKSVFGDAATRVMVSSTKSMTGHLLGAAGAVESIFSILALRDQAVPPTINLDNPDEGCDLDFVPHEARQVSGMEYALCNSFGFGGTNGSLIFKKI from the coding sequence GTGTCTAAGCGTCGTGTAGTTGTGACCGGACTGGGCATGTTGTCTCCTGTCGGCAATACCGTAGAGTCTACCTGGAAAGCTCTCCTTGCCGGTCAGAGTGGCATCAGCCTGATCGACCATTTCGATACTAGCGCCTATGCAACTAAATTTGCTGGCTTAGTAAAGGATTTTAACTGTGATGACATCATCTCGCGCAAAGAACAGCGCAAGATGGATGCCTTCATTCAATATGGAATTGTCGCTGGCGCTCAGGCCATGCAGGATTCTGGCCTTGAAGTGACGGAAGAGAACGCAACCCGTATTGGCGCCGCGATCGGCTCCGGTATTGGCGGTCTCGGACTTATCGAAGAAAACCATACCTCACTGGTAAACGGTGGACCGCGTAAGATCAGCCCGTTCTTCGTCCCGTCGACGATTGTTAACATGGTGGCAGGTCACCTGACCATCATGTATGGCCTGCGTGGGCCAAGCATCTCTATCGCTACAGCCTGTACGTCTGGCGTACACAACATCGGTCATGCCGCGCGTATCATTGCATACGGCGACGCAGACGCGATGGTTGCGGGTGGTGCTGAAAAAGCCAGTACCCCGCTCGGCGTGGGTGGTTTTGGCGCGGCTCGAGCGCTGTCTACACGTAATGAAAACCCGCAAGCGGCAAGCCGCCCGTGGGATAAAGAACGTGATGGCTTTGTGCTGGGCGACGGCGCAGGCATGGTGGTACTGGAAGAGTACGAACATGCGAAAGCGCGTGGCGCAAAAATTTATGCTGAAGTTGTCGGCTTTGGTATGAGCAGCGATGCTTATCACATGACGTCACCGCCGGAAGATGGCGCAGGCGCGGCGCTGGCGATGGTCAACGCGCTGCGTGATGCCGCGCTCGAACCGGGTCAGATTGGCTATGTCAATGCGCATGGTACGTCGACGCCGGCAGGCGACAAAGCCGAAACCCAGGCTGTGAAGTCAGTCTTTGGCGATGCGGCGACCCGTGTGATGGTCAGTTCCACCAAGTCCATGACCGGCCACTTGCTGGGCGCGGCAGGCGCGGTAGAGTCTATTTTCTCTATCCTGGCGCTGCGCGATCAGGCTGTTCCGCCGACCATCAACCTGGATAATCCAGATGAAGGTTGCGATCTGGACTTCGTTCCTCACGAAGCACGTCAGGTCAGCGGAATGGAGTACGCGTTGTGTAACTCCTTCGGCTTTGGCGGCACCAACGGCTCGCTGATCTTTAAAAAGATCTGA
- the acpP gene encoding acyl carrier protein, with protein MSTIEERVKKIIGEQLGVKQEEVTNNASFVEDLGADSLDTVELVMALEEEFDTEIPDEEAEKITTVQAAIDYINGHQA; from the coding sequence ATGAGCACTATCGAAGAACGCGTTAAGAAAATTATCGGCGAACAGCTGGGCGTTAAGCAGGAAGAAGTAACCAACAATGCTTCCTTCGTTGAAGACCTGGGCGCAGATTCTCTTGACACCGTTGAGCTGGTAATGGCTCTGGAAGAAGAGTTTGATACTGAGATTCCGGACGAAGAAGCTGAGAAAATCACCACCGTTCAGGCTGCCATTGATTACATCAACGGTCACCAGGCGTAA
- the fabG gene encoding 3-oxoacyl-ACP reductase FabG produces the protein MSFEGKVALVTGASRGIGRAIAETLVARGAKVIGTATSESGAQAISDYLGANGKGLMLNVTDPASIESVLENIRAEFGEVDILVNNAGITRDNLLMRMKDDEWNDIIETNLSSVFRLSKAVMRAMMKKRHGRIITIGSVVGTMGNAGQANYAAAKAGLIGFSKSLAREIASRGITVNVVAPGFIETDMTRALSDDQRAGILAQVPAGRLGGAQEIASAVAFLASDEASYITGETLHVNGGMYMV, from the coding sequence ATGAGTTTTGAAGGAAAAGTCGCGCTGGTTACCGGTGCAAGCCGTGGCATTGGCCGCGCAATTGCTGAAACACTCGTTGCCCGTGGCGCGAAGGTTATCGGTACTGCAACCAGCGAAAGTGGCGCTCAGGCCATTAGCGATTACTTAGGTGCAAACGGTAAAGGTCTGATGTTGAATGTGACCGACCCTGCATCTATTGAATCTGTTCTGGAAAATATTCGCGCAGAATTTGGTGAAGTCGATATCCTGGTTAATAATGCCGGTATCACTCGTGATAATCTGTTGATGCGAATGAAAGATGATGAGTGGAACGATATTATCGAAACCAACCTGTCATCTGTTTTCCGTCTGTCAAAAGCGGTAATGCGCGCTATGATGAAAAAGCGTCATGGTCGTATTATCACTATCGGTTCTGTGGTTGGTACCATGGGAAATGCAGGTCAGGCCAACTACGCTGCGGCGAAAGCGGGTTTGATCGGCTTCAGTAAATCACTGGCGCGTGAAATTGCGTCCCGTGGTATTACTGTAAACGTTGTTGCTCCGGGCTTTATTGAAACGGACATGACGCGTGCGCTGTCTGATGATCAGCGTGCGGGTATTCTGGCGCAGGTCCCTGCGGGTCGCCTCGGCGGCGCTCAGGAAATCGCCAGTGCGGTTGCATTTTTAGCCTCTGACGAAGCAAGTTACATCACTGGTGAGACTTTGCACGTCAACGGCGGAATGTACATGGTTTAA
- the fabD gene encoding ACP S-malonyltransferase, translated as MTQFAFVFPGQGSQTVGMLSDMAAAYPIVEETFAEASTALGYDLWALTQQGPAEELNKTWQTQPALLTASVALYRVWQQQGGKAPALMAGHSLGEYSALVCAGVIDFTDAVRLVELRGKFMQEAVPEGTGGMSAIIGLDDASIAKACEESAEGQVVSPVNFNSPGQVVIAGHKDAVERAGAACKAAGAKRALPLPVSVPSHCALMKPAADKLAVELAKITFNAPTVPVVNNVDVKCETDADAIRDALVRQLYNPVQWTKSVEFIAAQGVAHLYEVGPGKVLTGLTKRIVDTLTASALNEPAALSAALEQ; from the coding sequence ATGACGCAATTTGCTTTTGTGTTCCCTGGTCAGGGTTCTCAAACCGTTGGGATGCTGTCTGATATGGCTGCAGCATACCCCATCGTAGAAGAAACGTTTGCTGAAGCTTCTACGGCGCTGGGCTATGACCTGTGGGCGTTGACGCAGCAAGGTCCAGCGGAAGAACTGAATAAAACGTGGCAAACTCAGCCAGCACTGTTGACGGCGTCCGTTGCACTGTATCGCGTATGGCAGCAGCAGGGCGGTAAAGCCCCAGCGCTGATGGCGGGACACAGCCTCGGTGAATACTCTGCGTTGGTCTGCGCTGGCGTTATCGATTTTACCGATGCCGTGCGTCTGGTTGAGCTGCGTGGCAAATTCATGCAGGAAGCGGTACCGGAAGGGACTGGCGGCATGTCTGCTATTATCGGTCTGGACGATGCTTCCATCGCGAAAGCGTGCGAAGAGTCTGCTGAAGGTCAGGTCGTTTCACCGGTTAACTTTAACTCGCCGGGTCAGGTGGTTATTGCTGGGCATAAAGACGCTGTAGAACGTGCTGGTGCAGCCTGTAAAGCTGCTGGTGCAAAACGTGCGCTTCCGTTGCCGGTCAGCGTACCGTCACACTGTGCGCTGATGAAGCCCGCAGCCGATAAGCTGGCCGTTGAGTTAGCGAAAATCACCTTCAACGCGCCGACGGTACCTGTCGTGAATAACGTTGATGTGAAATGTGAAACTGACGCTGATGCAATTCGTGATGCACTGGTACGCCAACTGTATAATCCGGTGCAGTGGACGAAGAGCGTAGAATTTATCGCCGCGCAGGGTGTAGCACACCTTTATGAAGTGGGCCCAGGTAAAGTTCTCACTGGTCTGACGAAACGTATTGTTGACACCCTGACAGCCTCGGCACTGAATGAGCCAGCGGCGCTGTCTGCGGCGCTTGAGCAATAA